AATGACAAAGAGCTTCACCCCGTGCTGCTGCGCCATCCGTCGCGCCTTCGCGCGCAATTGAAGGATGGAAAGCGCCGGCGTGTCGTCGATGAACAGCGGCGCGCCCGCCAGTTTGCCCGCCGAACCGGTGAGTTTCGGAAAGTCCCGCTCCGCCAGAAAACCGTCGCGGATGCTGCGCAGGTTGACCCGCGACCGCGAACACAACATCCGCAACACCAGCGAGTCCGCGGTCATTTCCAGGCTGAACACACCCACCGGCAGCCGCTCGTCCGCCGCCACGTGTTCTGCGATGTTCATCGCCAGCGAGGTCTTGCCCATGCTGGGTCGCGCGGCGATGACGATCATTTCCCCGCCGTGAAAACCGCTGGTCATCTTGTCCAGGTCGGGGAATCCGGTGGAAACACCGGTCAGCATTCCCTGGCGTTGATGAAACTCCTCGATGGTCGTGATGGCCCGCTTGACCAGGTCCTTGATCGTCCGTGTGGTCGCCTCGACCCGTTCTTCACTGATGCGCAACACGTCGCGTTCCACTTCATCGAGCAAGGCGTCCACTTCGCCCTCGTGTTCGTAAACCCGGCCCACGACTCCGGTGCACGTCTGGATCATGCGGCGAAGCAGATGCTTTTCCCGCACGATGTCGGTGTAGTAGCTGAGGTTCGCGGCCGACGGCACGGCGTCCGGCAACGACGAAAGATACGCCAGCCCGCCCACGGCCTCGAGCTGGTTGCGGTCCTTGAGCCGCTGCTGGACCGTCAGCAGATCGATCGCCTCCTTGTGGTCGTACATTTCGGCCAGCAGCTCGTAGAGATGCCGGTGGCGCAAATCGTAAAACATCTCCGAACCGGCGCGGAATTTTTCAATGCACACGCCCATGCAGTCGTTGGGCGAGAGCAACACGCAACCCAAAACCCCCTGCTCGGCCTCGATCGAGTGTGGCGGCAGGCGGTCCAGGCGGGGCGCGCTCGTTGCCGCCACTTTCTGCCGGCGGGCCTTTTGTAAATCCGCCGACGCGACGCTGGCTCCGGTTTCGATGGTGTCAATCATGGATCAAAGCAGACAAGATTTTCAGCGACAGAGCAATGAAGAGATGCCGGAAGACATCAACCGCGAGTTGACAGCTTATTCACCGGCGCTCTGAAACCGGAAAACGAAACAGGCAAGCCGGCCGGACTTGCCTGTTTCAAAAAACTGCCCTGACAGGACTACTCCGACTTTTTCTCGGCCCTCGGTTTGCGCGGCGCGCGTTCCTTTGTCGCTTCGGCTTTCGCCGCGGGCGTGTCTTTGTCTTTGGCCTTTGCCGTGACGCCTTCCCGTGCTTTCGGCGCGGCGCCCTCTCCGGCCCTGCCTGCCACCGCTTCCCGGGTTCGGCGCATCGCCGTCTCTTTTGCCTTTGGCTCTGCGGTCGCCTCGGCCGGATTGGCCGCCGGTGTTGCGCTTTCGACCCTGACCTTCAGCGTCGTCACCACCTCCGGATGCAGCCGAAGCTCCACTTCGTGTTCCCCGGCCGCGCGGAGCGGGCGTTCGAGATGGACTTTTTTCTTGTCGATGGCGATGTCGAACTGGTGCTTCAGCTCGTCCACGATGACGCCCGCCGTGATCGAACCGAACATTTTGCCCTCTTCGCCGGTCTTGGCGGTGAGCACCAGCACCATCTTCGCAAGGCTCCGGGACAGTTCGCTCATGGTGTTGAACTCGTGCGCTTCACGCTCGGCGCGGCGCTGTCGCAGCGCCTCCAGGCGGCGTTTGTTCGCCGCTGTCAGTGGAATCGCCAGTCCTTGCGGGAAAAGATAGTTGCGGGCGTAGCCGGCGGCGACCTTCACCTGGTCGGACTCCGCGCCCAGCCCCACCACATTGTGAGTTAGAATGATTTCAGTTTTTGGCATACGAAAAAAATGTCGTGTTGAAAACTCCGGGATCAAAGGCTCCCCGGCCCGCTCTGCCGGCCGTGGTTAAAAGGGAACGTCGTCGTCGGATGGAGGGCCGTCCGCTTCGGCGCCTTCGGCCGCCGCCGGGGCAGCTGCGGCCGGCGCGGACGCGCGTCGCGGCGCATCGCCGCCCTCGCCTCCGCCGGTCGGACTGCCGAGGAACTGGACCGTCTCCGCCACGACGCCGAGCTTGCTCCGTTTCTGGCCCGTTTGTTTGTCGTCCCACTGGTCGAGGCGCAGGCGGCCTTCGATAAGGATCGGCCGGCCCTTGCGCATGTACTGTCCGACGTTTTCCGCGGTCCGGCCAAACACGTCCACGTCCACAAAGGTTACTTCCTCCTTTTTCTCCCCGGCGTCGTTGGTCCACACGCGGTTCACTGCGAGACCGATCTTGGCGATGGCCGTGCCCTTGGGAGTGTAGCGCAATTCCGGATCGCGCGTCAGGTTTCCGACCAGGATGACTTTGTTGAAACTTGCCATAAACTATTTCAATCGGCCGGCCTCCTTCAGCGGCGGCGCGATGGTGAAGAGCACCCGATAAACCTCGTCGTTCAAATCGAATCGCTGGCGCAACTGGTTCACCGATCCGGGTTCCAGCTCAAAAATAAAGTTCACGTAGAAACCCGCGCTGTGCCTGCGGTCCGCCACGCGCGTGAAATTGCGCTTGTCCATCTTCTGCACGGTTTCCACCTTGCCGCCCGCCGCCGTGATCTCCGACGAAATCCTGTCGATGGCTTCCTTGATGCCCTCCTCCTTCGCCACCGTGTCCAGAATAAACAAACCTTCGTATCTTTTCATTTTTGATCTTCGTTGCCGGGGCCTTGCACCGCCCCGTTGAATTGACTCATCGCTTTCCTGATGCCGTCGGCCAGCCAGCATTCGATCTGGTCGGCCGCACGGTCCAAAACCGCTTCCATCATCCGGCCTTCATCCTCGCTGAAGCGCCCCAACACATGACCCGTGATCTCTCGCGCGGTGCCGGGCGAGCGTCCGATCCCGATTCGCAACCGGGCGTACTCGCGCGATCCCAGGCGCTGTTCGATCGATTCCAGCCCGTGATGACCGC
The sequence above is a segment of the Candidatus Angelobacter sp. genome. Coding sequences within it:
- a CDS encoding 30S ribosomal protein S6; this translates as MKRYEGLFILDTVAKEEGIKEAIDRISSEITAAGGKVETVQKMDKRNFTRVADRRHSAGFYVNFIFELEPGSVNQLRQRFDLNDEVYRVLFTIAPPLKEAGRLK
- the rplI gene encoding 50S ribosomal protein L9 — encoded protein: MPKTEIILTHNVVGLGAESDQVKVAAGYARNYLFPQGLAIPLTAANKRRLEALRQRRAEREAHEFNTMSELSRSLAKMVLVLTAKTGEEGKMFGSITAGVIVDELKHQFDIAIDKKKVHLERPLRAAGEHEVELRLHPEVVTTLKVRVESATPAANPAEATAEPKAKETAMRRTREAVAGRAGEGAAPKAREGVTAKAKDKDTPAAKAEATKERAPRKPRAEKKSE
- the ssb gene encoding single-stranded DNA-binding protein, with protein sequence MASFNKVILVGNLTRDPELRYTPKGTAIAKIGLAVNRVWTNDAGEKKEEVTFVDVDVFGRTAENVGQYMRKGRPILIEGRLRLDQWDDKQTGQKRSKLGVVAETVQFLGSPTGGGEGGDAPRRASAPAAAAPAAAEGAEADGPPSDDDVPF
- the dnaB gene encoding replicative DNA helicase, with the protein product MIDTIETGASVASADLQKARRQKVAATSAPRLDRLPPHSIEAEQGVLGCVLLSPNDCMGVCIEKFRAGSEMFYDLRHRHLYELLAEMYDHKEAIDLLTVQQRLKDRNQLEAVGGLAYLSSLPDAVPSAANLSYYTDIVREKHLLRRMIQTCTGVVGRVYEHEGEVDALLDEVERDVLRISEERVEATTRTIKDLVKRAITTIEEFHQRQGMLTGVSTGFPDLDKMTSGFHGGEMIVIAARPSMGKTSLAMNIAEHVAADERLPVGVFSLEMTADSLVLRMLCSRSRVNLRSIRDGFLAERDFPKLTGSAGKLAGAPLFIDDTPALSILQLRAKARRMAQQHGVKLFVIDYLQLLHSTSRRAENRQQEIADISNGIKALAKELSVPVIVLSQLNRELEKDKNRKPRLSDLRESGAIEQDADLVALLYKPSGGEDDEAPSMEQDAVPVNLLIAKQRNGPTGDVALTFLKAYTRFESAAKVSTEDVPIDS